In Pseudomonas fluorescens, a genomic segment contains:
- the hpf gene encoding ribosome hibernation-promoting factor, HPF/YfiA family, with translation MQVNISGHQLEVTEPLRAYIGEKLKRIEGHFDKITNVQVIMTVEKLKQKIEATLRIPGGEVVANAEHTDMYAAIDDLTDKLDRQIKKHKEKQLSLLQGTGR, from the coding sequence ATGCAAGTCAACATCAGTGGACACCAACTGGAAGTGACCGAACCGCTGCGCGCCTATATCGGCGAAAAACTCAAAAGAATTGAGGGGCATTTCGACAAGATCACCAACGTGCAAGTCATTATGACTGTCGAGAAGCTGAAGCAGAAAATTGAAGCCACCTTGCGTATACCCGGCGGAGAAGTCGTCGCCAATGCCGAGCATACTGATATGTATGCCGCCATTGACGACCTGACCGACAAACTGGATCGCCAAATCAAAAAGCATAAGGAAAAGCAGTTGAGCCTCCTTCAGGGCACCGGCCGCTAA
- the ptsN gene encoding PTS IIA-like nitrogen regulatory protein PtsN, protein MIRLETILTPGRSLVNAPGGSKKKALEQIANLISREVPDLEMQDVFEALIAREKLGSTGFGNGIAIPHCRLKGCDTPVSALLHLDAPIDFDAIDGAPVDLLFVLLVPQAATDAHLELLRQIASMLDRKDVRDKLRSASSNEALYQVVLDEQNRQ, encoded by the coding sequence ATGATCCGACTTGAAACCATCCTGACCCCCGGCCGTTCCCTCGTGAACGCGCCGGGCGGCAGCAAGAAGAAAGCCCTCGAACAAATTGCCAACCTGATCAGCCGAGAAGTGCCTGATCTGGAGATGCAAGATGTCTTTGAGGCTCTGATTGCCCGTGAAAAACTCGGTTCCACCGGTTTTGGCAACGGCATCGCCATTCCTCACTGCCGCCTCAAAGGCTGCGACACACCTGTCAGCGCCCTGCTGCACTTGGACGCGCCTATCGATTTCGACGCGATCGACGGTGCCCCGGTAGACCTGCTGTTTGTTCTGCTGGTCCCACAGGCCGCCACCGATGCGCACCTGGAACTGCTTCGGCAGATCGCAAGCATGCTCGACCGCAAGGACGTACGCGACAAACTGCGCAGTGCCAGCAGCAACGAGGCACTGTACCAAGTTGTCCTGGATGAGCAAAACAGGCAGTAA
- the lptA gene encoding lipopolysaccharide transport periplasmic protein LptA, with translation MRLVKTLPILLGLGAALGSVSAWALPNDSQQPIHISADDAQLDDKQGVATYTGGVIITQGSMKITGNTVTLTRTPAGDIDVVTSVGNLAYFEQKQAATDTAPMKGYGKTIQYHAQQNRIVLIDQAKVLSPDGNSTEGEKITYDTVKQVANAGRANGSKVTAPRPRIDMVIQPKKKAE, from the coding sequence ATGAGGCTCGTTAAAACCCTCCCTATTTTGCTCGGTCTGGGCGCAGCACTGGGAAGCGTGAGCGCCTGGGCTCTGCCGAACGATAGCCAGCAACCGATCCACATCTCAGCTGACGATGCGCAACTGGATGACAAGCAAGGCGTCGCCACTTATACAGGCGGCGTGATCATTACCCAGGGCTCGATGAAAATCACCGGTAACACGGTGACACTGACTCGCACCCCCGCTGGCGACATCGACGTCGTGACTTCGGTGGGCAACCTGGCCTACTTCGAACAGAAGCAGGCCGCTACCGATACCGCCCCGATGAAGGGCTACGGCAAGACCATCCAGTATCACGCCCAGCAAAACCGCATCGTCCTGATCGACCAGGCCAAGGTGCTCAGCCCCGATGGCAACTCCACCGAAGGCGAGAAGATCACCTATGACACCGTGAAGCAGGTCGCCAATGCCGGCCGGGCCAACGGCAGCAAGGTCACTGCGCCACGCCCACGTATCGACATGGTTATCCAGCCGAAGAAGAAGGCCGAGTAA
- a CDS encoding ZIP family metal transporter — protein MGTETLAISSVRMFRYAFGSLLLLAGTALLVAHGLAWLDLEPRIMRALQGGAICALGTALGAVPVLVIRRMPVALSDTLLGFGAGVMLAATAFSLVVPGIAAAEALGLSPWGAGGLISFGIMLGAFGLYLVDRKVSGASPEMLVGTPDKPVIPPRIWLFVFAIIAHNIPEGMAVGVSAGGGMPDADSLAMGIALQDVPEGLVIALVLAGAGMSRVKAFLIGAASGLVEPVFAVLCAWLVTLAEVLLPLGLALAAGAMLLVVTHEVIPESRRNGHEKLASLGLCSGFCLMMVMDTALG, from the coding sequence ATGGGCACTGAAACACTGGCGATTAGTAGCGTGCGAATGTTTCGTTATGCGTTTGGCTCGCTGCTGCTATTGGCAGGTACTGCATTGCTGGTGGCCCACGGGCTGGCCTGGCTGGATCTGGAGCCGCGCATCATGCGCGCCTTGCAAGGCGGGGCGATTTGCGCGCTTGGCACGGCGCTGGGGGCGGTTCCGGTATTGGTGATTCGTCGGATGCCGGTGGCGTTGAGCGATACCTTGTTGGGCTTCGGTGCCGGCGTGATGCTGGCGGCGACTGCCTTTTCGCTGGTCGTACCCGGTATTGCTGCTGCCGAAGCCCTTGGCCTTTCGCCCTGGGGGGCAGGTGGGCTGATCAGCTTCGGCATCATGCTGGGGGCATTCGGTTTGTATCTGGTGGACCGCAAAGTCTCCGGCGCCAGCCCGGAGATGTTGGTGGGCACGCCGGATAAACCGGTGATTCCACCGCGCATCTGGCTATTCGTGTTTGCCATCATCGCCCACAACATCCCCGAAGGCATGGCCGTTGGCGTTTCAGCCGGCGGCGGCATGCCGGATGCCGACAGCCTGGCCATGGGCATTGCCTTGCAGGATGTGCCGGAAGGGTTGGTGATTGCGTTGGTATTGGCCGGGGCGGGGATGTCGCGGGTCAAGGCCTTCCTGATCGGTGCGGCGTCAGGCTTGGTAGAGCCAGTGTTCGCCGTGCTTTGCGCCTGGCTGGTGACCCTGGCCGAGGTGCTGTTGCCGCTTGGCCTGGCGTTGGCTGCCGGGGCGATGCTGCTGGTGGTGACTCATGAAGTGATCCCCGAATCGCGGCGTAATGGTCACGAAAAGCTTGCCAGTCTGGGGCTATGTAGCGGTTTTTGCTTGATGATGGTGATGGATACCGCCTTGGGGTGA
- a CDS encoding class II fumarate hydratase: MSNTRIERDSMGELQVPAEALYGAQTQRAVNNFPISHQRMPAQFVRALILAKIAAAKVNVDLKQISEGQGKAIVDAAQGLLEGDFMQHFPVDIFQTGSGTSSNMNANEVIATLASRLLGEVVNPNDHVNCGQSSNDIIPTTIHVSAALVLHEQTLPALLHLVQVIEQKATQVHPFIKTGRTHLMDAMPVRMSQVLDGWAQQLKANIGHLQDLLPSLQALAQGGTAVGTGINAHPEFAARFSQRLSQLTQVQFTPGKNLFALIGSQDTAVAVSGQLKATAVSLMKIANDLRWMNSGPLAGLGEIELEGLQPGSSIMPGKVNPVIPEATAMVAAQVIGNDTVITVAGQSGNFELNVMLPIIAQNLLSSLELLANASRLLADKAIASFKVNEAKLKEALSRNPILVTALNPIIGYQKAAEIAKKAYQQGRPVIDVALEHTDLPRSQLEVLLDPEKLTAGGV, from the coding sequence ATGAGTAACACCCGTATCGAACGCGACAGCATGGGCGAACTGCAAGTCCCCGCCGAGGCCCTGTACGGCGCACAAACCCAGCGCGCGGTGAATAACTTCCCGATCAGCCACCAACGCATGCCGGCACAATTCGTTCGTGCGCTGATCCTGGCCAAGATCGCGGCCGCCAAGGTCAACGTCGACCTCAAGCAGATCAGCGAAGGGCAGGGCAAGGCCATTGTCGACGCCGCCCAAGGCTTGCTGGAAGGGGACTTCATGCAGCACTTCCCTGTGGATATCTTCCAGACCGGTTCCGGCACCAGCTCCAACATGAACGCCAACGAAGTCATTGCGACCCTGGCCAGCCGTCTGCTGGGCGAGGTGGTCAACCCCAACGATCATGTGAACTGTGGCCAAAGTAGCAACGACATCATCCCCACCACCATTCACGTCAGCGCGGCGTTGGTGCTGCATGAGCAAACCCTGCCGGCCCTGCTGCACCTGGTACAGGTCATCGAGCAGAAGGCCACACAAGTGCACCCGTTCATCAAGACTGGCCGCACCCATCTGATGGACGCCATGCCCGTGCGCATGAGTCAGGTGCTTGACGGTTGGGCGCAGCAGCTCAAGGCCAATATCGGCCACCTGCAGGACCTGCTGCCAAGTCTGCAGGCGCTGGCGCAGGGAGGGACGGCAGTGGGCACCGGGATCAACGCTCACCCGGAGTTTGCTGCACGTTTCAGCCAGCGACTGAGCCAATTGACCCAGGTGCAGTTCACGCCTGGCAAGAACCTGTTTGCGCTGATCGGCTCTCAGGACACCGCGGTTGCCGTCTCCGGCCAATTGAAAGCCACCGCCGTATCGTTGATGAAAATTGCCAACGACCTGCGCTGGATGAACTCCGGCCCACTGGCCGGCCTCGGCGAAATCGAACTGGAAGGCTTGCAGCCTGGTTCCTCAATCATGCCCGGCAAGGTCAACCCGGTGATCCCGGAGGCCACGGCGATGGTTGCCGCGCAAGTCATCGGCAATGACACCGTCATCACGGTTGCCGGCCAATCCGGCAACTTCGAGCTGAACGTGATGCTGCCGATCATTGCCCAGAATCTACTCAGCAGCCTGGAGCTCCTGGCCAACGCCAGCCGCCTGCTGGCGGACAAGGCGATCGCCAGCTTCAAGGTCAACGAAGCCAAGCTCAAGGAAGCGCTGTCGCGCAATCCGATCCTGGTGACTGCACTCAACCCGATCATTGGTTACCAAAAGGCTGCTGAAATCGCCAAGAAGGCCTATCAGCAAGGCCGTCCGGTGATTGATGTAGCCCTTGAGCACACCGACTTGCCCCGTAGCCAACTGGAAGTCCTGTTGGATCCGGAAAAACTCACGGCCGGCGGCGTGTAA
- the pmbA gene encoding metalloprotease PmbA, with the protein MSAAQSVGPQALPALQEQVEQILAEAKRQGASACEVAVSLEQGLSTSVRQREVETVEFNRDQGFGITLYVGQRKGSASTSASGPEAIRETVAAALAIAKHTSEDESSGLADKALMAKDLQDFDLFHAWDITPEQAIEQALICEAAAFDADARIKNADGTTLSTHQGCRVYGNSHGFIGGYASTRHSLSCVMIAEANGQMQRDYWYDVNRQGELLASPASIGQRAAQRAASRLGARPVPTCEVPVLFSAELAGGLFGSFLGAISGGNLYRKSSFLEGAIGQKLFPEWLTIDERPHLMRAMGSSSFDGDGLATYAKPFVEKGELVSYVLGTYAGRKLGLPSTANAGGVHNLFVTHGDEDQAALLRRMGRGLLVTELMGQGLNMVTGDYSRGAAGFWVENGEIQFAVQEVTIAGNMRDMFKQIVAVGNDLELRSNIRTGSVLIERMTVAGS; encoded by the coding sequence ATGAGTGCAGCCCAAAGCGTCGGTCCGCAAGCGTTACCGGCACTGCAGGAACAAGTCGAGCAGATCCTTGCCGAGGCCAAGCGCCAGGGGGCCAGTGCGTGCGAGGTGGCTGTGTCGCTGGAGCAGGGGTTGTCGACGTCGGTACGTCAGCGGGAAGTGGAAACCGTTGAATTCAACCGCGACCAGGGTTTTGGCATCACCTTGTACGTAGGGCAGCGCAAAGGCTCGGCCAGTACGTCGGCCAGTGGCCCGGAAGCCATTCGCGAGACTGTCGCTGCTGCGTTGGCAATTGCCAAGCACACCTCCGAGGATGAGAGTTCGGGCCTGGCCGACAAGGCATTGATGGCCAAGGACCTGCAGGATTTTGACCTGTTTCATGCCTGGGACATCACGCCAGAGCAGGCCATCGAACAGGCATTGATCTGCGAAGCGGCGGCATTCGATGCCGATGCCCGCATCAAGAACGCCGATGGCACCACGTTGAGCACCCATCAAGGGTGCCGCGTGTACGGCAACAGCCATGGTTTTATCGGCGGTTATGCCTCCACGCGCCATAGTTTGAGCTGCGTGATGATTGCCGAGGCCAATGGGCAGATGCAGCGCGATTACTGGTACGACGTGAACCGCCAGGGCGAATTGCTGGCGTCTCCTGCCAGCATTGGCCAACGTGCTGCGCAACGTGCCGCGAGTCGCCTGGGTGCGCGCCCGGTACCGACCTGCGAAGTGCCGGTGCTGTTTTCGGCAGAGCTGGCCGGTGGTTTGTTCGGCAGCTTTCTGGGGGCGATTTCCGGCGGCAACCTGTATCGAAAATCGTCGTTCCTTGAAGGCGCGATCGGCCAGAAACTGTTTCCTGAGTGGCTGACCATCGATGAGCGTCCACACCTGATGCGTGCGATGGGCAGTTCGTCGTTCGACGGTGATGGCCTGGCGACCTATGCCAAGCCGTTCGTCGAGAAGGGCGAATTGGTGTCCTATGTCCTGGGCACCTATGCCGGTCGCAAGCTCGGTTTGCCCAGTACGGCCAACGCGGGTGGCGTGCACAACCTGTTTGTGACCCACGGTGATGAAGACCAGGCGGCGCTGTTGCGGCGCATGGGGCGTGGCCTGCTGGTGACCGAGTTGATGGGCCAGGGCCTGAACATGGTCACCGGCGATTATTCCCGGGGCGCGGCAGGTTTCTGGGTGGAAAATGGCGAGATTCAATTCGCCGTCCAGGAAGTCACCATCGCCGGCAATATGCGCGATATGTTCAAGCAGATCGTTGCCGTCGGGAATGACCTGGAACTGCGCAGCAACATTCGCACGGGTTCGGTATTGATCGAACGGATGACGGTCGCCGGTAGCTGA
- the lptB gene encoding LPS export ABC transporter ATP-binding protein, whose protein sequence is MATLKAQHLAKAYKSRQVVRDVSLSIDSGQIVGLLGPNGAGKTTCFYMIVGLVQADQGRVLIDDLDVSHQPMHGRARAGIGYLPQEASIFRKLSVADNIMAILETRKELDRDGRRKELESLLQEFHINHIRDNLGMSLSGGERRRVEIARALATAPKFILLDEPFAGVDPISVGDIKQIIHHLKAKGIGVLITDHNVRETLDICETAYIVNDGQLIAEGDSATILANELVKEVYLGHEFRL, encoded by the coding sequence ATGGCAACCCTGAAAGCCCAGCATCTGGCCAAGGCCTATAAAAGCCGTCAGGTCGTGCGCGACGTCAGCCTGTCGATCGACAGCGGCCAGATCGTCGGCCTGCTCGGCCCCAACGGCGCCGGCAAGACCACCTGCTTCTATATGATCGTCGGCCTGGTGCAGGCGGACCAAGGTCGCGTACTGATCGATGACCTGGACGTCAGCCACCAGCCGATGCATGGCCGTGCACGCGCAGGTATTGGGTATCTTCCCCAGGAAGCGTCGATCTTCCGCAAACTCTCGGTGGCCGACAACATCATGGCCATCCTCGAGACCCGCAAGGAACTCGACCGCGACGGCCGCCGCAAAGAGCTGGAAAGCCTGCTGCAGGAATTCCACATCAACCACATTCGCGACAATCTCGGCATGAGCCTGTCCGGTGGTGAGCGTCGTCGCGTTGAAATTGCCCGCGCCCTGGCGACCGCGCCGAAATTCATCCTGCTGGACGAACCGTTTGCCGGCGTGGACCCCATCTCGGTGGGTGACATCAAGCAGATCATCCATCACCTCAAGGCCAAGGGCATCGGTGTACTGATCACCGACCACAACGTCCGTGAGACCCTGGATATCTGCGAAACAGCTTACATCGTCAACGATGGCCAGCTGATTGCCGAAGGTGACTCCGCCACTATCCTGGCCAACGAACTGGTCAAGGAAGTGTACCTGGGCCACGAGTTCCGCCTGTAA
- the rapZ gene encoding RNase adapter RapZ, whose protein sequence is MRLIIVSGRSGSGKSTALNVLEDNGFYCIDNLPAGLLPELAERALIHTELAQPLVAVSIDARNLPSHLTRFPELLEEVRAKHIHCDVLYLDADEETLLKRFSETRRRHPLSSPHRSLAEAIEDETKLLGPIIDLADLKINTTSLNLYQLRDAIKLRLLNQPEPGTAFLVESFGFKRGMPVDADLVFDVRCLPNPYWKPELRDQSGLDQPVADYLAAQPDVEEMFQDISSYLLKWLPRFAASNRAYVTIAIGCTGGHHRSVYLTERLGQVLQKTLKNVQVRHRDLS, encoded by the coding sequence ATGCGTTTGATCATCGTCAGCGGCCGCTCTGGCTCGGGTAAAAGTACCGCCCTCAACGTTCTTGAGGACAACGGTTTCTATTGCATCGACAACCTGCCCGCCGGGCTGCTGCCGGAGTTGGCGGAACGCGCCCTGATCCACACCGAATTGGCGCAGCCCCTGGTCGCCGTTTCGATTGATGCCCGCAACCTGCCCAGCCACCTTACGCGCTTCCCGGAATTGCTCGAAGAGGTGCGCGCCAAGCACATTCATTGCGATGTGCTGTATCTGGACGCCGACGAAGAAACCCTGCTCAAGCGCTTCTCCGAGACCCGTCGACGCCACCCTCTCAGCAGCCCCCATCGTTCCCTGGCCGAAGCCATCGAGGACGAAACCAAGTTGCTGGGGCCGATCATTGACCTCGCCGACCTCAAGATCAACACCACCAGCCTCAACCTGTACCAGTTGCGCGATGCCATCAAGCTACGCCTGCTGAACCAGCCGGAGCCGGGCACGGCATTTCTGGTCGAGTCCTTTGGCTTCAAGCGTGGCATGCCGGTGGATGCCGACCTGGTCTTCGATGTGCGCTGCTTGCCCAACCCCTACTGGAAACCAGAGCTGCGTGACCAGTCGGGGCTGGATCAGCCAGTGGCCGACTACCTGGCCGCACAACCGGATGTGGAGGAGATGTTCCAGGACATTTCCAGCTACCTGCTCAAATGGTTGCCGCGCTTTGCCGCGAGCAACCGAGCCTATGTCACCATTGCCATCGGCTGCACCGGCGGCCACCATCGCTCCGTCTACCTGACCGAACGCCTGGGCCAGGTGCTGCAAAAAACCCTCAAGAATGTCCAGGTCCGCCACCGCGACCTCAGCTGA
- the lptC gene encoding LPS export ABC transporter periplasmic protein LptC, whose product MLSKKIRNFLLFAGIAALFLAVGYWNISPERFLDQPVAQVDEGAIDYYATNAYSVQFLPDGKVQYEMTSDKVEHLKASEVTLLTNPDMNLYRGTEFPWHVTSKRGEVNPDGTQVELIDSVRVARTDAQNRDTIITTTRMTVFPQKQYAQTEQDVRIDGAGGVSTGKGMKAYLKESRIHLLSNVRGQYEAR is encoded by the coding sequence ATGCTGAGTAAAAAGATTCGCAACTTCCTGCTATTCGCAGGCATCGCCGCGCTGTTCCTGGCGGTGGGCTACTGGAATATCAGCCCGGAGCGCTTTCTCGACCAGCCTGTTGCGCAGGTTGATGAAGGGGCTATCGACTATTACGCAACCAATGCCTATAGCGTGCAGTTCCTGCCCGATGGCAAGGTGCAATATGAAATGACGTCGGACAAGGTCGAGCACCTGAAGGCCTCCGAGGTCACCCTGCTGACCAATCCGGACATGAACCTGTACCGCGGCACCGAGTTCCCATGGCACGTCACCAGCAAGCGCGGCGAGGTCAACCCGGACGGGACCCAGGTGGAACTGATCGACTCGGTGCGCGTCGCACGTACTGACGCACAGAACCGCGACACCATTATTACCACCACACGCATGACCGTATTCCCACAGAAGCAATATGCGCAGACCGAGCAAGACGTTAGAATCGACGGCGCTGGCGGTGTATCGACTGGCAAGGGAATGAAAGCGTATTTGAAAGAAAGCAGGATACACCTGCTATCGAACGTAAGAGGACAGTATGAGGCTCGTTAA
- a CDS encoding RNA polymerase factor sigma-54, whose translation MKPSLVLRMGQQLTMTPQLQQAIRLLQLSTLDLQQEIQEALESNPMLERQEEGDDFDNADPLADNIEQKPNPDVQEPSYQETAPTVDNLEEGDWNERIPNELPVDTAWEDVYQTSASSLPSNDDDEWDFTTRTSAGESLQSHLLWQLNLAPMSDTDRLIAVTLIDCINNQGYLDETLDEILEAFDPELDIELDEIEAVLHRIQQFEPAGIGARTLSECLLLQLRQLPAKTPWLAEAQRLVTDYIDLLGSRDYSQLMRRMKLKEDDLRQVIELVQSLNPRPGSQIESSEAEYVVPDVIVRKDNERWLVELNQESVPRLRVNPQYAGFVRRADTSADNTFMRNQLQEARWFIKSLQSRNETLMKVATQIVEHQRGFLEYGDEAMKPLVLHDIAEAVGMHESTISRVTTQKFMHTPRGIYELKYFFSSHVSTSEGGECSSTAIRAIIKKLVAAENQKKPLSDSKIAGLLEAQGIQVARRTVAKYRESLGIAPSSERKRLM comes from the coding sequence ATGAAACCATCGCTAGTCCTGAGAATGGGCCAGCAGCTGACGATGACACCGCAGCTGCAACAGGCCATCCGCCTGCTCCAATTGTCGACCCTGGACCTGCAACAGGAAATCCAGGAGGCCCTGGAGTCCAATCCGATGCTCGAACGCCAGGAAGAAGGCGACGACTTCGACAATGCAGACCCGCTGGCCGACAACATCGAGCAAAAACCCAACCCCGATGTGCAGGAACCCTCCTACCAGGAAACCGCCCCGACGGTGGATAACCTCGAGGAAGGCGACTGGAACGAACGCATACCCAACGAGCTGCCCGTGGACACCGCCTGGGAAGACGTCTACCAGACCAGCGCCAGCAGCCTGCCCAGCAACGATGATGACGAGTGGGACTTCACCACCCGCACGTCCGCCGGCGAGAGCCTGCAGAGCCACCTGTTGTGGCAATTGAACCTCGCGCCGATGTCCGACACCGATCGCCTGATCGCCGTGACCCTGATCGACTGCATCAACAACCAGGGTTACCTGGACGAAACGCTCGACGAGATTCTTGAAGCCTTCGATCCGGAACTGGATATCGAACTGGACGAGATCGAAGCCGTCCTGCACCGCATCCAGCAATTCGAGCCCGCCGGCATTGGCGCGCGCACCCTCAGCGAGTGCCTGCTGCTGCAACTGCGTCAACTGCCTGCCAAGACGCCTTGGCTTGCCGAAGCCCAACGCCTGGTCACGGACTACATCGACCTGCTGGGCAGCCGCGACTACAGCCAGTTGATGCGCCGTATGAAGCTCAAGGAAGACGACCTGCGCCAGGTGATCGAGCTGGTACAGAGCCTCAACCCTCGCCCGGGCTCGCAGATCGAGTCCAGCGAAGCCGAATACGTCGTCCCCGACGTGATCGTACGCAAGGACAACGAGCGCTGGCTGGTGGAACTGAACCAGGAGTCGGTACCGCGCCTGCGGGTCAATCCGCAATATGCCGGTTTTGTGCGTCGCGCCGATACCAGCGCCGACAACACCTTCATGCGCAACCAGTTGCAGGAAGCGCGCTGGTTCATCAAGAGCCTGCAAAGCCGCAACGAAACCCTGATGAAAGTCGCCACCCAGATCGTCGAGCACCAGCGTGGCTTCCTGGAATACGGCGACGAAGCGATGAAGCCTCTGGTGCTGCATGATATCGCCGAAGCGGTTGGCATGCATGAGTCAACGATTTCCCGGGTGACCACGCAAAAATTCATGCATACCCCACGGGGCATATATGAGCTGAAATACTTTTTCTCCAGCCATGTCAGCACCTCCGAAGGCGGCGAATGCTCGTCCACGGCGATCCGCGCGATCATCAAAAAACTGGTTGCGGCGGAAAATCAGAAAAAGCCGTTGAGTGACAGCAAGATCGCTGGTTTACTGGAGGCACAAGGCATTCAGGTCGCCCGTCGAACCGTCGCCAAGTACCGCGAGTCCCTTGGGATCGCGCCTTCCAGCGAGCGTAAGCGTTTGATGTGA
- the yjgA gene encoding ribosome biogenesis factor YjgA — MVDSYDDSLDGEKSKTQVKRELHALVDLGERLTTLKPDLIAKLPLTDEMRRALADAPKHTANIARKRHIMFIGKLMRDQDTDAILTLLDQLDASTRQYNERFHNLERWRDRLISGDDAVLEKFVVDYPDADRQQLRSLIRQAQHEQAHNKAQATSRKIFKYIRELDETQRGLR, encoded by the coding sequence ATGGTTGATTCTTACGACGACTCCCTCGATGGGGAGAAAAGCAAAACCCAGGTCAAACGCGAGCTGCATGCTCTGGTTGACCTCGGCGAGCGCCTTACAACGCTCAAGCCGGACTTGATTGCAAAATTGCCTCTGACCGACGAAATGCGTCGGGCCCTGGCGGATGCGCCCAAGCACACCGCGAATATCGCGCGTAAACGGCACATCATGTTTATCGGCAAGCTGATGCGCGACCAGGACACTGACGCCATTCTGACCTTGCTCGATCAACTCGATGCCTCCACTCGCCAGTACAATGAACGCTTCCATAACCTGGAGCGTTGGCGTGACCGCCTGATCTCGGGCGATGACGCGGTACTGGAGAAGTTCGTGGTGGACTATCCGGATGCCGACCGCCAGCAACTGCGCTCCCTGATCCGTCAGGCCCAGCACGAGCAGGCGCATAACAAGGCGCAGGCCACCAGCCGTAAAATCTTCAAGTACATCCGTGAGCTGGACGAGACTCAACGCGGCCTGCGCTGA
- a CDS encoding superoxide dismutase → MSYTLPALPYAYDALEPHIDAQTMEIHYTKHHQTYINNLNAAVEGTEFAGWPVEKLVSSVQQLPEKLRVAVINQGGGHANHSLFWAVMSPKGGGKPDGALGKAIEEQLGGFDSFKETFTKAALTRFGSGWAWLSVTPQKTLIVESSGNQDSPLMNGNTPILGLDVWEHAYYLRYQNRRPEYINAFYSVINWPEVAARYQAALA, encoded by the coding sequence ATGAGCTACACCTTGCCTGCCTTGCCCTATGCCTACGATGCCCTGGAACCGCATATCGATGCGCAAACCATGGAGATTCACTACACCAAGCACCACCAGACCTACATCAATAACCTCAATGCTGCGGTCGAGGGCACCGAATTTGCGGGCTGGCCGGTGGAGAAACTGGTGTCCAGCGTGCAGCAACTGCCGGAAAAACTGCGTGTGGCCGTAATCAACCAAGGCGGCGGCCACGCCAACCACTCACTGTTCTGGGCGGTGATGTCGCCTAAAGGTGGTGGCAAGCCCGATGGCGCGCTGGGAAAAGCCATTGAAGAGCAACTCGGTGGTTTCGACAGTTTCAAGGAAACCTTCACCAAAGCCGCCTTGACCCGTTTCGGCAGCGGCTGGGCCTGGCTGAGCGTCACCCCGCAAAAGACTCTGATAGTGGAAAGCAGCGGCAACCAGGACAGCCCACTGATGAATGGCAATACGCCGATCCTCGGCCTGGACGTCTGGGAGCATGCTTATTACCTGCGGTACCAGAACCGTCGGCCTGAATACATCAATGCCTTCTACAGTGTCATTAACTGGCCGGAAGTTGCTGCACGCTATCAGGCCGCGCTGGCCTGA
- a CDS encoding HPr family phosphocarrier protein — MPALEIEIINKLGLHARASAKFVGIAGQFPCQIRAGRTPETMVDGKSIMAMMMLAAGKGTKIHLSTEGEQEQEAMEALVELINNFFDEGE; from the coding sequence ATGCCCGCTCTGGAAATTGAAATCATCAACAAGCTGGGCCTGCACGCACGCGCCTCTGCCAAATTCGTCGGTATTGCCGGGCAGTTCCCTTGCCAGATCCGCGCCGGGCGCACACCGGAGACCATGGTCGACGGCAAAAGCATCATGGCGATGATGATGTTGGCAGCCGGCAAGGGCACCAAGATTCATTTGAGCACCGAGGGCGAGCAAGAGCAGGAAGCAATGGAGGCCCTGGTGGAGCTGATCAACAACTTCTTTGATGAGGGTGAGTAA